In one window of Agromyces badenianii DNA:
- a CDS encoding SDR family oxidoreductase, with protein sequence MSRGLDGDDRTEIEADAAGPKSPPPQSRTVLITGASGGIGKATALGLASSGAHVAIVGRDRQRTEAAARDIRAGGGAKVDAFIADLSAQAEVRRLAAEVLQRLPRIDVLINNVGGFWQTRHVTADGLERTFAVNHLAPFLLTNLLLDRLRSSAPARVVTVSSNAHRTGRIDFDDLQGERVYSGSRAYDQSKLANVLFAFELARRLQGTRVTSNALHPGVVRTSFGAKDPAAVQRFIVPLLTSFMKSPAQGASTSMHLATAPELEQVTGGFFANRKRVRSSKRSEDRADAERLWRVSAVLVGLERRARDGGRR encoded by the coding sequence ATGTCGCGTGGACTCGATGGCGACGACCGAACCGAGATCGAAGCGGATGCCGCGGGGCCGAAGTCTCCCCCGCCGCAATCACGAACCGTGCTCATCACCGGCGCCAGCGGCGGCATCGGAAAGGCGACCGCACTCGGACTCGCCAGTTCGGGCGCGCACGTCGCGATCGTCGGACGTGATCGGCAGCGCACCGAGGCAGCGGCACGCGACATCCGTGCGGGCGGTGGTGCCAAGGTGGATGCCTTCATCGCCGACCTGTCAGCGCAGGCGGAAGTACGGCGGCTCGCAGCCGAGGTGCTGCAGCGCCTGCCGCGCATCGACGTGCTCATCAACAACGTGGGCGGATTCTGGCAGACCCGCCACGTCACGGCCGACGGCCTCGAGCGCACATTCGCGGTCAACCACCTCGCCCCCTTCCTGCTGACGAACCTCCTCCTCGACCGGTTGAGGTCGAGCGCCCCGGCCAGAGTCGTCACCGTGTCGTCGAACGCCCACCGCACGGGGCGCATCGATTTCGACGACCTCCAGGGTGAACGGGTGTACTCCGGGTCGCGCGCATACGACCAGTCGAAGCTCGCGAATGTGCTGTTCGCCTTCGAGCTGGCCAGGCGGCTGCAGGGCACCAGGGTCACCTCCAACGCGCTGCATCCCGGCGTCGTGCGCACCTCGTTCGGTGCCAAGGATCCGGCGGCGGTGCAGCGCTTCATCGTGCCGTTGCTCACGTCGTTCATGAAGTCACCCGCTCAAGGCGCCTCGACCTCGATGCACCTGGCCACGGCACCTGAACTCGAGCAGGTCACAGGCGGATTCTTCGCGAACCGCAAGCGCGTGAGGTCGTCGAAGCGCAGCGAGGATCGAGCCGATGCCGAGCGCCTGTGGCGGGTCAGCGCCGTGCTCGTCGGCTTGGAAAGGCGCGCGCGCGATGGAGGTCGTCGATGA
- a CDS encoding SRPBCC family protein: protein MSRNARAMACSPQTVFDVLADGWLYPCWVVGASRMRNVDKAWPAQSAALHHSVGVWPLLIDDATVSLLWHPPRRATFRAKGWPLGEARVTIEVRPSASGCVVRIQEEPTSGPGKWVPRVLTEPMLYVRNRETLQRLAFLCEGREENSEP, encoded by the coding sequence ATGGCCTGCTCGCCGCAGACGGTGTTCGACGTCCTCGCGGACGGCTGGCTCTATCCGTGCTGGGTCGTCGGGGCATCGAGGATGCGGAACGTCGACAAGGCGTGGCCGGCGCAGAGCGCCGCGCTCCACCACTCCGTCGGAGTGTGGCCTCTCCTCATCGACGACGCGACCGTGAGCCTCCTCTGGCATCCGCCGCGCCGGGCGACGTTTCGCGCGAAGGGGTGGCCCCTCGGCGAGGCCCGCGTGACCATCGAGGTTCGCCCGTCGGCGAGCGGTTGCGTCGTCCGCATCCAGGAGGAGCCGACGAGCGGGCCCGGGAAATGGGTGCCGAGGGTTCTGACCGAGCCGATGCTGTACGTTCGCAACCGCGAGACGCTGCAGCGCCTCGCCTTCCTGTGCGAAGGGCGCGAAGAGAACAGCGAACCCTGA